The genomic segment AGGCAGACCAGTCCATCCCTGGGAAGGTCTCTCTGTACTTGAGCACTATATTGGTTGGTGCTTGAGTGATTGAACTGGAGAATTTGGCTGTCAGGGAGCCaggatacacacatacacacataaacacatacacacagctcacacacacacaaaatgaattaTACCTCCCGTGTAcgcacagagttacacacacatttctcaacATTCCTCCAAAAATACTCCAGCAAGAAAATTACCCAGTCATGGTCCTGTTCGACAACAACCATATTTGAGTACAGCACAGAAGTCAGCTcgcttcttttttctttttttattcttgtcaACTCACAATATATGGGTAATATGAGAGGAATTAACAACAGAAGTTGAAATGGgtacagcaaaacaaacaaccacaTTAGGccacaaaacattttgaccATAGAGGGAAAAGGAGAATAACTATGCCTCTTTTGCGATGTCTCACAACtgtaaacaacaaatacaaacagatCTGTCGTTACTGTCGTCTACGATGTCTGAACCTCTGCTCCTAAACTCACCTTTGAGGAGCCTTTGGGACTGATAGTAAAGGCAGGTTTTGTAGAATCTTcctccttctgtttcttcttttctgctgCCTCCGCCCTCCTTTTCTCTATCTCCtccctcatcctcttcctctcctcctgttaCAAACACCACAATTTGCTATCACACTTTTGTCATGGGTTACAAACTAATTCCTCTTAGGATGAGTATTTCTCTCTGATCCATGATAAATGGCACATAACCAAATCAAACCAAAGTAAAATTATGCTTTACACCTAATTTCTGAATGTAAAATCCACCCTCACCTGTTCTTTGGCTTTCTTGTCCTCCAGCTCCTGTTttttctgcctctcctcctcctccatgatcttcctcctctcctctctcttcctcttcagctcctccagctCGGCCTCTGCGTCCTGCTGCTTCTGCTTCATCTTCTCAAACTCCTCGCTTTCTGCATTGTTTCGTCTGCGCTTCAGCTCCTGCAGCTTACGCTCGGCCTCCTTCCGCTCCACGTCATCTGCCCTGGTGGAGGGAACATTGTCcctgctcacaaacacacacaattatctAATGATCAATACACACAGTATGCGATTTGAGGGGGGCCGAgaggggatgccatcccccttgttagcaaaatggcCAAAATCCGTCCCctttgttaacctgctcaaaagatgctctgtgctttgtctcatagtggcgcttcacattgctgcttttaacaATCGGCAAGAtctcggaacatatgagacatactggttttgaactgcctatGGGAAGATTAAATATGTAAGAGTCtttccattcttgattaaacgCTCTGTTTTTGCTTTCTACTTCTCTCATTTaagagcacgccatgtgaaattgCTTGTCAGACTTGTCTcgtctctccctgtgtgtgtgtacctcactcacTAACTTGACTCACGGCCGCTAAACCAGTACCGCTGTTAGCTGTTCTCACTTATTTTTTCAGTCAAACCAAATCTTTGTGCTGCAAATAGTGtttatttgataatattaacttaataattatacattatttcagactTTAGgaaatgcccctaaaaatctgttcaaagggaaaaaaataggCTATCTTCTGAAAAGAAAAGGCACAAAGGAGTCCTCCTtgtaacatgctcacaatactTGCCAGGTATAATGTtgaccatgttcatcatcttagtttagcatgttagcatgctaacatttgctaattagcactaaacagaaagtacagctgaggctgatgggaatgtcactaGTTTTATAGGTATTtggtaataaatatatattggaCAAACTAAAATCTTGACCCAATGATGGCGtcagatgaaaagtcaggggatcctctggggatcatgaatgtctggacacaatttcatggcaatccatccaataatttaTTGTTATGTATTTCAGTCtcgaccaaagtggtggaccgaccaacattaCAGTCCACAGAGTCACGCCGCTAGAGtggcaaaaaaaatacatttgaattatcTAATGCCTTTACATAGTGGCAAGTATgtatacaaaaatgaaaaagagagtaGTGTTTGAAAGATGTATGTTCAAAACTTTAACATACTGCCATGAGAGGTCTGGCCAACTTTACCTCGAtgtcttctctgttttcttAAATCTATTCTCAATGAGAGCTCCGTTCTGTTTGGATGGTTCATTCttacaaaaagaagaaaaaagttagACACCACAACACTGTTCCAATTCATATCTTCCATATTAGAGAAGAACGCATTAGGTATGCTGAATGGAAATCAattttgttttaccttttcCTTGAAACCAAATCTCTTCGGCTTCTCCTCCTTTACACAGAAGacagaaatggaagaaaattattaaaataataaaaaacagcagGCTCAGTGGAAACACATAATGTTGTCGAAGCCCACAAAAAAGCCATCAATCTTTGCTGCAATCAAAGGCTGGGCAGTGAATGCAACGCAGATGTAAACTGAAGACACATCACAATGTGACATCCCCAATACAACCACCTCTTTAATCCATTTGGCACTCTGACTGCTCAGTAATCTGTGACCACACTGCAAAACCATATCATACAGCAAATATCTGCAAAGTGAGAACAAAGCCTGGATAAATCAAATGTGGTCCACCAGTGTCACAGGACTAAGGGTTTGtgttacattaaaatgtctgtattCTGTTACTTTACAAATGGGGAAGTTAATACTAGCGTTTTCATTTGCGCTTTCCAGGTTTTTGAAGTGGCTGTTGgtgaaaagacaaataaatcacatcaatacctcctctttcttcttcttgtcttccACCTCTCTCTTTTGGCacttgtcctcttcctcttttttcttcttctcttcagccTCCTTTTTCcgcttttcctcctcttctttcttcttcttctcttcagccTCCTTTTTCTGCTttgcctcctcttctttcttcttttcttccatCTCCTTTTTccgtctctcctcttctttcttcttcttctcttccatctctttcttctgcttttcttcctcctttttcttcttctcttccatttctttctggcgtttttcctcctcttctttcttcttcttttcctccatctCCTTTTTTCGTTTTGCCTCCTCCTCtatcttctgtctctcttccatctcccttttctgtttttcttcttcctcttttctcagCCTCGCCTCCAtttccttttgttgtttttcctcctctgccttcttcttcctttcctcctcctcctcctttagctgcctttcttcttcctctttcttgagcttttcctccatttcccttttttgcctttcttcctcttctatCCTCagcttttcttccatttctttttgctgtctttcctcgtcttctttcctcttcctctcttcttcctccctgtcAACATCAGGAACAGCTTCCTCTTCAGCATCTTTCTTTCCTAAATCGGCCTGCTCAACCTCTACTTCTGTTGCTGCAGCCATCTCCTCAATCTCCTCCTATAAaataagttacatttttgtcaatttatgtatgtatgccaACAAAAAAAGTTAGCAGAAATCTAAAATAAGAGACCATACCCCATTTCTTGTGCTCTCTTTTTATAATCTCACTCCAAACAGTCTTACTCTACATATAAAATCTTACGACATCTTTCACTTTACCTTCTCATCTTCCTTcttgtcttcttcctctttcctccagGAATTCGTATCAGTGTCTGCCACCTCCTCTTGAGGTGGTTTcacctgcttctcctcctccgcTTCCTCTGTGTGtcgctgtctgctgctgctgatggaggACTCCTCTTCCAGTGTGCTGTCTGTGCCGTTGGTGGTGCTCATGGTGGGATCAAactccttctgtctctccatGGCCTCCTTCATTCTCTTCTGCCTGCGCTCCTCCCTCTTGGCCAGGCGTTCCAGCAAAACCTGGTCATCATCTGCACCTCCAACACTGGTTGTGGTGGAGGATTCTGTCTCCGTCACACTGTAAGCACATGAAATCCACTTTTTCATGAGAACAGCGGAGCCTGAAATTCAAATCTAATCAAAGCCAAATCTCCAAATCCCCATTGCAATTAAATGTTTCATCCGATCAAGTGTGATCAACCCACATCAATGTTTCTGAATGGATCTTTCTGCTGTGGCTAACCAGAGGAAAGATTGATCAAAGAACCGCACAACCACTGGAGGCAGTTCCAAAATCTGAGGCTGTAGGTGATTAACAATAcccaacattttaaattcatacTTGTGCTGTTGTGGAGAATGTTTTTCCAAGGTGTCTCACTCTGAAAGAACTTCTTAACTAAGTTGAGCGagaacaaaatgcatttaattaaaaaactaaagTTTTTATTTCCCCAGCTGTTTAACTGTCTTTACTGTTGAGTATAGA from the Siniperca chuatsi isolate FFG_IHB_CAS linkage group LG4, ASM2008510v1, whole genome shotgun sequence genome contains:
- the LOC122874777 gene encoding caldesmon-like isoform X1; the protein is MDDDFDRRMELRRQRREQMRLEADNVGYTNDDDEEEARERRRRAREERKKTKDLEESGTTDVIDTNSVTETESSTTTSVGGADDDQVLLERLAKREERRQKRMKEAMERQKEFDPTMSTTNGTDSTLEEESSISSSRQRHTEEAEEEKQVKPPQEEVADTDTNSWRKEEEDKKEDEKEEIEEMAAATEVEVEQADLGKKDAEEEAVPDVDREEEERKRKEDEERQQKEMEEKLRIEEEERQKREMEEKLKKEEEERQLKEEEEERKKKAEEEKQQKEMEARLRKEEEEKQKREMEERQKIEEEAKRKKEMEEKKKKEEEEKRQKEMEEKKKKEEEKQKKEMEEKKKKEEERRKKEMEEKKKEEEAKQKKEAEEKKKKEEEEKRKKEAEEKKKKEEEDKCQKREVEDKKKKEEEEKPKRFGFKEKNEPSKQNGALIENRFKKTEKTSRDNVPSTRADDVERKEAERKLQELKRRRNNAESEEFEKMKQKQQDAEAELEELKRKREERRKIMEEEERQKKQELEDKKAKEQEERKRMREEIEKRRAEAAEKKKQKEEDSTKPAFTISPKGSSKIGEKAGFLSKSAQKSTAARVSHTPIVSKIGNRLDQYTSAIQGNKDVKSPKSPLADIPTGGTRSIKSMWEKGNVGSSSDSPAPANKDVAGIKGGVAGRVNSWMAKPAEAEKTAAPEPAAASPAAAKPADVKPGDIGNKRGMWETKKGSAPAKVAVGGKSKFVTNTGVRP
- the LOC122874777 gene encoding caldesmon-like isoform X2, whose translation is MDDDFDRRMELRRQRREQMRLEADNVGYTNDDDEEEARERRRRAREERKKTKDLEESGTTDVIDTNSVTETESSTTTSVGGADDDQVLLERLAKREERRQKRMKEAMERQKEFDPTMSTTNGTDSTLEEESSISSSRQRHTEEAEEEKQVKPPQEEVADTDTNSWRKEEEDKKEDEKEEIEEMAAATEVEVEQADLGKKDAEEEAVPDVDREEEERKRKEDEERQQKEMEEKLRIEEEERQKREMEEKLKKEEEERQLKEEEEERKKKAEEEKQQKEMEARLRKEEEEKQKREMEERQKIEEEAKRKKEMEEKKKKEEEEKRQKEMEEKKKKEEEKQKKEMEEKKKKEEERRKKEMEEKKKEEEAKQKKEAEEKKKKEEEEKRKKEAEEKKKKEEEDKCQKREVEDKKKKEEEEKPKRFGFKEKNEPSKQNGALIENRFKKTEKTSRDNVPSTRADDVERKEAERKLQELKRRRNNAESEEFEKMKQKQQDAEAELEELKRKREERRKIMEEEERQKKQELEDKKAKEQEERKRMREEIEKRRAEAAEKKKQKEEDSTKPAFTISPKGSSKIGEKAGFLSKSAQKSTAARVSHTPIVSKIGNRLDQYTSAIQGNKDVKSPKSPLADIPTGGTRSIKSMWEKGNVGSSSDSPAPANKDVAGIKGGVAGRVNSWMAKPAEAEKTAAPEPAAASPAAAKPADVKPGDIGNKRGMWETKKGSAPAKVAVGGKSKFVTNSVRP
- the LOC122874777 gene encoding caldesmon-like isoform X3, which codes for MDDDFDRRMELRRQRREQMRLEADNVGYTNDDDEEEARERRRRAREERKKTKDLEESGTTDVIDTNSVTETESSTTTSVGGADDDQVLLERLAKREERRQKRMKEAMERQKEFDPTMSTTNGTDSTLEEESSISSSRQRHTEEAEEEKQVKPPQEEVADTDTNSWRKEEEDKKEDEKEEIEEMAAATEVEVEQADLGKKDAEEEAVPDVDREEEERKRKEDEERQQKEMEEKLRIEEEERQKREMEEKLKKEEEERQLKEEEEERKKKAEEEKQQKEMEARLRKEEEEKQKREMEERQKIEEEAKRKKEMEEKKKKEEEEKRQKEMEEKKKKEEEKQKKEMEEKKKKEEERRKKEMEEKKKEEEAKQKKEAEEKKKKEEEEKRKKEAEEKKKKEEEDKCQKREVEDKKKKEEEEKPKRFGFKEKNEPSKQNGALIENRFKKTEKTSRADDVERKEAERKLQELKRRRNNAESEEFEKMKQKQQDAEAELEELKRKREERRKIMEEEERQKKQELEDKKAKEQEERKRMREEIEKRRAEAAEKKKQKEEDSTKPAFTISPKGSSKIGEKAGFLSKSAQKSTAARVSHTPIVSKIGNRLDQYTSAIQGNKDVKSPKSPLADIPTGGTRSIKSMWEKGNVGSSSDSPAPANKDVAGIKGGVAGRVNSWMAKPAEAEKTAAPEPAAASPAAAKPADVKPGDIGNKRGMWETKKGSAPAKVAVGGKSKFVTNTGVRP